From Hirundo rustica isolate bHirRus1 chromosome 1, bHirRus1.pri.v3, whole genome shotgun sequence, a single genomic window includes:
- the MED10 gene encoding mediator of RNA polymerase II transcription subunit 10 translates to MAEKFDSLEEHLEKFVENIRQLGIIVSDFQPSSQTGLNQKLNFMVTGLQDIDKCRQQLHDISVPLEVFEYIDQGRNPQLYTKECLERALAKNEQVKGKIDTMKKFKSLLIQELTKVFPEDMAKYKAIRGEDPPP, encoded by the exons atgGCGGAGAAGTTCGACTCGCTGGAGGAGCACCTGGAGAAGTTCGTGGAGAACATCAGGCAGCTCGGCATCATCGTCAGCGacttccagcccagcagccagacGGGGCTCAATCAGAAACT GAATTTCATGGTGACGGGTTTGCAGGATATCGATAAATGCCGGCAGCAGCTTCACGATATCAGCGTGCCCTTGGAAGTTTTTGA aTACATAGATCAAGGCCGCAACCCTCAGCTTTACACTAAAGAGTGTCTGGAGCGAGCTTTGGCTAAAAATGAgcaagtgaaaggaaaaattgaCACTATGAAG aaatTTAAAAGCCTCTTAATTCAAGAACTGACAAAGGTGTTCCCAGAAGATATGGCAAAGTACAAAGCTATTAGAGGGGAAGATCCTCCTCCTTAA